From one Amycolatopsis sp. FDAARGOS 1241 genomic stretch:
- a CDS encoding response regulator transcription factor yields the protein MRVLLVEDDTGVAGALAQTLHARGHAVTSVGRGADALHRHRDADLLLLDLGLPDLDGLDVLRKIRQVSPVPVIVLTARGDERSVVRGLRLGADDYLTKPVRLAELLARMDAVVRRAGARGAPAEDAVVRVEDVEIDLGARRVLVAGRDIGLTTKEFAVLAVLAARPGTAVSRQQLMDEVWGDAYLAVSRSLDVHLTQLRAKLDRPGLLTTIRGFGYRLGRD from the coding sequence GTGCGCGTGCTGCTCGTGGAGGACGACACCGGGGTCGCCGGTGCGCTCGCCCAGACGCTGCACGCGCGCGGCCACGCCGTGACCAGCGTCGGCCGCGGCGCCGACGCGCTGCACCGCCACCGCGACGCCGACCTCCTACTGCTCGATCTCGGCTTGCCGGACCTCGACGGGCTCGACGTGCTCCGCAAGATCCGGCAGGTCTCGCCGGTGCCGGTGATCGTGCTGACCGCGCGCGGCGACGAGCGCTCCGTCGTGCGCGGCCTTCGGCTTGGCGCCGACGACTACCTCACGAAACCCGTGCGGCTGGCCGAACTTCTGGCGCGCATGGACGCCGTCGTGCGGCGAGCGGGCGCCCGTGGCGCGCCGGCCGAGGACGCGGTGGTGCGCGTCGAGGACGTCGAGATCGACCTCGGCGCCCGGCGGGTCCTCGTCGCGGGCCGCGACATCGGGCTCACCACGAAGGAGTTCGCCGTGCTGGCGGTGCTCGCCGCGCGCCCGGGCACCGCGGTGAGCCGCCAGCAGCTGATGGACGAGGTGTGGGGCGACGCGTACCTCGCCGTGTCGCGGTCGCTCGACGTCCACCTGACCCAGCTGCGCGCGAAACTCGACCGGCCCGGCCTGCTCACCACGATCCGCGGCTTCGGCTACCGGCTGGGCCGGGACTGA
- the fabG gene encoding beta-ketoacyl-ACP reductase — MGRSVLVTGGNRGIGLAIARDLAEQGHRVAVTHRGSGAPEGLFGVEADVTDAEQIDAAFKLVEEHQGPVEVLVSNAGLTDDTLLMRMSEEQFERVVNANLTGAFRVAKRASRGMLRGRWGRFIFISSVVGLSGSAGQANYAASKAGLVGFARSLARELGSRNITSNVIAPGFVRTDMTDALGEDRKKEILANVPVGRYAEPAEIAAAVRYLASDEAGYVNGAVLPVDGGLGLGH; from the coding sequence GTGGGACGGTCGGTCTTGGTCACCGGCGGCAACCGGGGCATCGGTCTGGCGATCGCCCGCGACCTCGCCGAACAGGGCCACCGGGTGGCGGTGACCCACCGCGGTTCCGGTGCGCCTGAGGGGCTCTTCGGGGTCGAGGCGGACGTCACCGACGCCGAGCAGATCGACGCCGCGTTCAAGCTGGTCGAGGAGCACCAGGGCCCGGTCGAGGTGCTCGTGTCCAACGCCGGGCTGACCGACGACACGCTGCTGATGCGCATGAGCGAAGAGCAGTTCGAACGCGTGGTGAACGCGAACCTCACCGGCGCGTTCCGCGTCGCCAAGCGCGCGTCCCGTGGGATGCTGCGCGGCCGCTGGGGCCGGTTCATCTTCATCTCGTCGGTGGTCGGGCTGTCGGGCTCGGCCGGCCAGGCGAACTACGCCGCGTCGAAGGCCGGGCTCGTCGGCTTCGCGCGCTCGCTCGCGCGCGAACTCGGCTCGCGCAACATCACCTCGAACGTGATCGCGCCCGGCTTCGTGCGCACCGACATGACCGACGCGCTCGGCGAGGACCGCAAGAAGGAGATCCTCGCGAACGTGCCCGTCGGCCGTTACGCGGAGCCGGCGGAGATCGCCGCGGCGGTGCGTTACCTCGCCTCCGATGAGGCCGGGTACGTGAACGGCGCGGTGCTGCCCGTCGACGGCGGCCTCGGCCTCGGCCACTGA
- the fabI gene encoding enoyl-ACP reductase FabI: MPGLLEGKRLLITGVITDASLAFHAAKIAQQEGAQVVLTGFGRLSLVKTIAKRLPKPAPVLELDVTDSEHLDSLADRVREHVDGLDGVLHSIGFAPQTCLGAPFLDAPSDDVKIAVDVSAFSFKSLAVATLPLLTRGSSIVGMDFDARVAWPAYNWMGVAKAALESVNRYLARELGPRGIRVNLVSAGPMKTMAAKSIPGFNELEDGWNDRAPLGWDSSDPDPTAKTVCVALSDWLPATTGSMIMVDGGVHALGI, encoded by the coding sequence TTGCCCGGACTGCTCGAAGGCAAGCGGCTGCTGATCACCGGTGTCATCACCGACGCCTCGCTCGCGTTCCACGCGGCCAAGATCGCGCAGCAGGAGGGCGCGCAGGTCGTGCTCACCGGGTTCGGCCGGCTGTCGCTGGTGAAGACCATCGCGAAGCGCCTCCCGAAGCCCGCCCCGGTACTCGAGCTCGACGTGACCGACTCCGAGCACCTCGACTCGCTGGCCGACCGCGTGCGCGAGCACGTCGACGGCCTCGACGGCGTGCTGCACTCCATCGGCTTCGCACCGCAGACCTGCCTGGGCGCGCCGTTCCTGGACGCGCCGAGCGATGACGTGAAGATCGCCGTGGACGTGTCGGCGTTCTCGTTCAAGTCGCTCGCCGTCGCGACCCTGCCGCTGCTCACGCGTGGCTCGTCGATCGTCGGCATGGACTTCGACGCCCGAGTGGCGTGGCCGGCCTACAACTGGATGGGCGTCGCGAAGGCGGCCCTGGAGTCGGTGAACCGCTACCTCGCGCGTGAGCTCGGCCCGCGCGGCATCCGCGTGAACCTCGTCAGCGCCGGCCCGATGAAGACCATGGCCGCGAAGTCGATCCCGGGCTTCAACGAACTCGAGGACGGCTGGAACGACCGCGCCCCGCTCGGCTGGGACAGCTCCGACCCCGACCCGACGGCCAAGACCGTCTGCGTCGCCCTGTCCGACTGGCTCCCCGCCACCACCGGCTCGATGATCATGGTCGACGGCGGCGTGCACGCCCTCGGCATCTGA
- a CDS encoding thioesterase family protein encodes MTAPRRPLVEMPLRVRYHECDGQGIVFNAHYLAYVDMASFEVEKALFGSHDAFLATGVDVVVAESNLRFRAPCRYDDDLVVAAYLAHLGTTSMGYEFEIRRDGLITTEVRVRYVFVDPATLRKTEPPASVREVYAAHLPAPTAS; translated from the coding sequence GTGACCGCACCCCGCCGCCCGCTCGTCGAGATGCCGCTGCGCGTGCGCTACCACGAGTGCGACGGCCAGGGGATCGTCTTCAACGCCCACTACCTCGCGTACGTGGACATGGCCTCGTTCGAGGTCGAAAAGGCCTTGTTCGGCTCGCACGACGCGTTCCTCGCCACGGGAGTCGACGTCGTGGTCGCGGAGTCGAACCTGCGCTTCCGCGCGCCCTGCCGCTACGACGACGACCTCGTGGTCGCGGCATACCTGGCCCACCTCGGGACCACGTCGATGGGCTACGAGTTCGAGATCCGCCGTGACGGCCTGATCACCACCGAGGTGCGGGTGCGCTACGTCTTCGTCGATCCGGCCACCCTGCGCAAGACCGAGCCGCCCGCCTCGGTGCGCGAGGTCTACGCGGCCCACCTGCCCGCCCCCACCGCGTCCTGA
- a CDS encoding VWA domain-containing protein, translating into MSLTGFTSPWWFLLLILVAAVAAAYVLAQRARRKRVMRFANLELLDKVAPKTQGWIRHLPAVLIVLSLLVLTVALAGPTAEQKVPRNRATVMLVIDVSLSMEATDVAPNRLKAAQDAAKQFAQNMTPGINLGLISFAGTATVLVNPTTDRAGVVKAIDNLKLAQSTATGEGIFAAMQSIESFSAVVGGADGPPPARIVLMSDGKQTVPEDLYAPRGAYTAAQAAKQAQMPISSISFGTTHGSVDIEGKPQDVRVDDDSLKEIARLSGGDFYKAASADELKKVYADLGEQIGYELKNADASKPWVVVGTLVLMIGAAAALLIGQRLP; encoded by the coding sequence GTGAGCCTGACGGGGTTCACCTCGCCGTGGTGGTTCCTGCTGCTGATCCTGGTGGCGGCCGTCGCGGCCGCGTACGTGCTCGCGCAGCGGGCCCGGCGCAAGCGCGTGATGCGGTTCGCGAACCTCGAGCTGCTGGACAAGGTCGCGCCGAAGACACAGGGGTGGATCCGGCACCTGCCCGCGGTGCTGATCGTGTTGTCCCTGCTGGTGCTCACCGTGGCGCTGGCGGGGCCGACCGCCGAGCAGAAGGTGCCGCGCAACCGGGCGACCGTGATGCTGGTGATCGACGTGTCGCTGTCGATGGAGGCGACCGACGTCGCGCCCAACCGGCTGAAGGCGGCCCAGGACGCGGCCAAGCAGTTCGCCCAGAACATGACCCCCGGCATCAACCTCGGCTTGATCTCCTTCGCCGGCACGGCGACCGTGCTCGTCAACCCGACGACCGACCGCGCCGGCGTGGTGAAGGCGATCGACAACCTGAAGCTCGCGCAGTCGACGGCCACGGGCGAAGGCATCTTCGCGGCCATGCAGTCGATCGAGAGCTTCTCCGCCGTGGTCGGCGGAGCGGACGGCCCGCCACCCGCGCGCATCGTCCTGATGAGCGACGGCAAGCAGACCGTACCCGAGGACCTCTACGCCCCGCGCGGCGCGTACACCGCGGCGCAGGCGGCGAAACAGGCGCAGATGCCGATCTCGTCGATCTCGTTCGGCACCACGCACGGCTCGGTCGACATCGAGGGCAAACCGCAGGACGTCCGCGTCGACGACGATTCGCTGAAGGAGATCGCGCGCCTTTCGGGCGGCGACTTCTACAAGGCGGCGAGCGCGGACGAGCTCAAGAAGGTCTACGCCGACCTCGGCGAGCAGATCGGCTACGAGCTCAAGAACGCCGACGCGAGCAAACCCTGGGTCGTCGTCGGCACGCTCGTGCTCATGATCGGCGCGGCCGCGGCGCTGCTGATCGGGCAGAGACTCCCGTAG
- a CDS encoding TAXI family TRAP transporter solute-binding subunit: MTVTRRTALLGGLALAAAGCAPGYRGPDRSVTIAAGEQGGFYLAFAEVLAAELNRAEPRLHCAAVPTEASVANVERVRDGRADLGLVLADVAQSALAGEPPFPAPVQLRALGRVYENYLQLVVRAGDGVADLRALADRPVSVGAGGSGAAQLGERVFAAAGVTVQARHLPLAEAIAALAAHRIDALLWSGGLPTPALAELNRTTPLALLPLASVIPRLRAEHGPVYEQVQVPAGAYPGVGAPATIGVANLLVCAPGLPPDVPAAVVRVLAGRAANLVPAQAVGTQFLDVRTLIGTQPVPLHAGAADTYRALHG; encoded by the coding sequence GTGACCGTCACGCGCCGCACCGCGCTGCTCGGCGGGCTCGCCCTCGCGGCTGCCGGCTGCGCGCCCGGGTACCGCGGTCCCGACCGGTCCGTGACGATCGCCGCCGGCGAGCAGGGCGGGTTCTACCTCGCGTTCGCCGAGGTCCTCGCGGCCGAGCTGAACCGCGCGGAGCCGCGACTGCACTGCGCGGCCGTGCCGACCGAAGCGAGCGTGGCGAACGTCGAGCGGGTGCGTGACGGGCGCGCCGACCTCGGGCTCGTGCTCGCCGACGTCGCGCAGTCCGCGCTCGCGGGTGAACCGCCGTTCCCCGCGCCCGTGCAGCTGCGAGCGCTGGGCCGGGTGTACGAGAACTACCTGCAGCTCGTGGTCCGCGCGGGCGACGGTGTCGCGGACCTGCGCGCCCTGGCGGACCGGCCGGTGTCGGTCGGCGCCGGCGGGTCGGGCGCGGCGCAGCTGGGCGAGCGCGTGTTCGCCGCCGCCGGGGTCACCGTCCAGGCGCGGCACCTGCCGCTCGCCGAAGCGATCGCAGCCCTGGCGGCGCACCGCATCGACGCGCTGCTGTGGTCCGGGGGCCTGCCGACGCCGGCGCTGGCGGAGCTCAACCGCACGACCCCGCTCGCGCTGCTGCCACTGGCGTCGGTGATCCCGCGGCTACGCGCCGAGCACGGCCCCGTCTACGAACAGGTGCAGGTGCCGGCCGGCGCGTACCCGGGCGTCGGCGCACCGGCGACGATCGGGGTCGCCAACCTGCTCGTCTGCGCACCCGGGCTGCCGCCGGACGTCCCCGCCGCGGTGGTGCGCGTGCTGGCCGGCCGCGCGGCGAATCTCGTGCCCGCGCAGGCGGTCGGCACGCAGTTCCTCGACGTGCGCACGCTCATCGGCACCCAGCCGGTCCCGCTGCACGCGGGCGCGGCCGACACCTACCGGGCGCTCCACGGCTGA
- a CDS encoding tRNA (cytidine(34)-2'-O)-methyltransferase, with the protein MFRVLFYHPEIPPNTGNAIRLAANTGCELHLVEPLGFTLEDKQLRRAGLDYHDLARVRVHADLDAAWHALLPAKVYAFSAKATRLYTEVAYEPGDVLLFGPESAGLPADVQRAPEITERVRLPMLPTSRSLNLANTAAITLYEAWRQNGFALPPG; encoded by the coding sequence GTGTTCCGCGTGCTCTTCTACCACCCCGAGATCCCGCCGAACACCGGCAACGCGATCCGCCTCGCCGCCAACACCGGCTGCGAACTGCACTTGGTCGAACCACTCGGCTTCACCTTGGAGGACAAGCAGCTGCGCCGCGCCGGCCTCGACTACCACGATCTGGCGCGCGTCCGCGTACACGCCGACCTCGACGCCGCGTGGCACGCGCTGCTGCCGGCGAAGGTGTACGCGTTCAGCGCCAAGGCCACCCGCCTGTACACCGAGGTCGCCTACGAGCCCGGCGACGTGCTGCTCTTCGGCCCGGAATCCGCGGGCTTGCCCGCCGACGTCCAGCGGGCCCCGGAGATCACCGAGCGCGTGCGGCTGCCGATGCTGCCGACGAGCCGTTCCCTGAACCTGGCCAACACCGCGGCCATCACGCTGTACGAAGCCTGGCGGCAGAACGGGTTCGCCCTGCCGCCAGGCTGA
- a CDS encoding MFS transporter: MTTRIPTTAREGERRVAGNVLRGSIGNLVEWYDWYAYSAFTTYFAKAFFPGGDATAQFLNTAAVFAVGFLMRPLGGWLLGRFADRFGRRSALVLSVSMMAFGSLLIAATPGYPAIGVAAPILLVLARLLQGLSVGGEYSTSATYLSEVATPGKRGFYSSFQYVTLVGGQLLALGLQLILQNVLTDAQMGDWGWRIAFVVGAIAAVLVMALRRTMDESASYERVAAESGPGRQAGERGTLRTLVKYPKEIALVVGLTLGGTVAFYTYATYTQKFLENTAGIPRRTVTWILFIALLVFAILQPLAGRLSDRIGRRKLLLFFGIAGTVLTVPIMTTMAHTGQPLLALLLLLGALVIVTGYTSINAIVKAELFPTRIRALGVGLPYALTVAIFGGTAELIAQALKKAGHESLFFWYVAGCILVSLIVYGTMRETSRSSALERDED; the protein is encoded by the coding sequence ATGACTACCCGGATCCCCACCACGGCCCGCGAGGGCGAGCGGCGGGTCGCCGGCAACGTGCTGCGCGGCTCGATCGGCAATCTCGTCGAGTGGTACGACTGGTACGCCTACTCGGCGTTCACCACCTACTTCGCCAAGGCGTTCTTCCCCGGCGGCGACGCGACCGCCCAGTTCCTCAACACCGCGGCCGTGTTCGCCGTGGGGTTCCTCATGCGCCCGCTCGGCGGATGGCTGCTGGGCCGCTTCGCCGACCGTTTCGGCCGGCGCTCGGCGCTGGTGCTGTCGGTCTCCATGATGGCGTTCGGCTCACTGCTCATCGCCGCGACGCCCGGCTACCCGGCGATCGGCGTCGCCGCGCCGATCCTGCTGGTGCTCGCCCGGCTGCTGCAGGGCCTGTCGGTGGGCGGCGAGTATTCGACTTCGGCGACGTATCTGTCCGAAGTGGCCACTCCCGGCAAGCGCGGGTTCTACTCGAGCTTCCAGTACGTGACGCTCGTCGGCGGGCAGTTGCTCGCGCTCGGGCTGCAGCTGATCCTGCAGAACGTGCTCACCGACGCGCAGATGGGCGACTGGGGCTGGCGCATCGCGTTCGTCGTCGGCGCGATCGCGGCAGTGCTGGTGATGGCGCTGCGGCGCACGATGGACGAGTCGGCCAGCTACGAGCGCGTCGCGGCCGAGAGCGGGCCCGGGCGCCAGGCCGGTGAACGCGGCACACTGCGCACGCTCGTCAAGTACCCCAAGGAAATCGCGCTCGTCGTCGGCCTCACGCTCGGCGGCACCGTCGCGTTCTACACCTACGCGACCTACACGCAGAAGTTCCTCGAGAACACCGCCGGCATCCCGCGGCGCACCGTCACGTGGATCCTCTTCATCGCGTTGCTCGTCTTCGCGATCCTGCAGCCGCTCGCCGGGCGGCTCTCGGACCGCATCGGCCGCCGGAAGCTGCTGCTGTTCTTCGGCATCGCCGGCACTGTGCTCACCGTGCCGATCATGACCACGATGGCGCACACCGGGCAGCCGCTGCTCGCGTTGCTGCTGCTGCTCGGCGCGCTCGTGATCGTCACCGGCTACACGTCGATCAACGCGATCGTGAAGGCCGAGCTGTTCCCCACCCGCATCCGCGCGCTCGGGGTCGGCCTGCCCTACGCGCTGACCGTCGCGATCTTCGGCGGCACGGCGGAGCTCATCGCGCAGGCGCTCAAGAAGGCGGGGCACGAATCGCTGTTCTTCTGGTACGTCGCCGGCTGCATCCTCGTCTCCCTCATCGTGTACGGGACAATGCGCGAAACGTCGCGTTCGTCCGCACTGGAGCGTGACGAGGACTGA
- a CDS encoding HAMP domain-containing sensor histidine kinase: MRTRLLVVLVALALFVVAAFAVPLLSATAQQRTQQLVISRSGDVDRFVVLAQQAVDTRDPAALTAEAQRYSALYGEAVVVVDAQRAPVVQTGGLTAGAPDVRALVEATMRNEPAPPVAPVSPWSARPVLFARPVGSGARVSGVVVLRASVAAAAADVAARWGAIAAGTLLVAVVFVLLAVLLARWMVRPLVELETGVLAVAGGHRAQVPESSGPGELRSLAASVNRMSDAVAEAADQQHRLVADTSHQLRNPMAALRLRVDALGADVRDQAAYRATVAEVERLERILDGLLALATAESTATRIAAGAGGDSGEPADLAAVIAERVDAWRPAADDAGATLLPCPGHDEPVLVAAPEGELAQILDVLLDNAVHHAGRGATISASWEAANGTAVLVVTDDGPGLPAADLTRATERFWRAGGDGAPRGTGLGLAIAREQARARGGVLELRAAVPHGLEVRVTLPAVTP; the protein is encoded by the coding sequence GTGCGCACCCGCCTCCTGGTCGTGCTCGTCGCGCTCGCGCTGTTCGTGGTGGCCGCGTTCGCCGTGCCGCTGCTGTCGGCCACCGCGCAGCAGCGCACGCAGCAGCTGGTGATCTCGCGCAGCGGGGACGTCGACCGGTTCGTGGTGCTCGCGCAGCAGGCGGTGGACACCCGCGATCCGGCGGCGCTGACCGCGGAGGCGCAGCGGTACTCGGCGCTCTACGGCGAGGCCGTGGTGGTCGTCGACGCCCAGCGCGCGCCGGTGGTCCAGACCGGCGGACTGACGGCAGGCGCGCCGGACGTGCGCGCGCTCGTGGAAGCCACGATGCGCAACGAACCCGCACCACCCGTCGCGCCGGTGAGCCCGTGGTCGGCCAGACCGGTGCTGTTCGCGCGGCCGGTCGGCTCGGGTGCGCGCGTGTCCGGGGTCGTCGTGCTGCGTGCGTCGGTGGCCGCGGCGGCGGCCGACGTCGCCGCCCGCTGGGGCGCGATCGCGGCCGGCACGCTTCTCGTCGCCGTGGTGTTCGTCCTGCTGGCCGTGCTGCTGGCGCGCTGGATGGTGCGGCCGCTGGTGGAGCTGGAGACGGGCGTGCTCGCCGTGGCGGGCGGGCACCGCGCGCAGGTGCCGGAGAGCTCCGGGCCGGGCGAGCTGCGCTCACTCGCGGCGTCGGTCAACCGGATGTCCGACGCGGTCGCCGAGGCGGCCGACCAGCAGCACCGGCTGGTCGCCGACACCTCGCACCAGCTGCGCAACCCGATGGCGGCGCTGCGCCTGCGCGTCGACGCACTCGGTGCCGACGTCCGGGACCAGGCCGCCTACCGGGCGACGGTCGCCGAGGTCGAACGCCTGGAACGGATTCTCGACGGCCTGCTCGCACTCGCGACCGCCGAGAGCACCGCGACCCGGATCGCCGCGGGCGCCGGCGGTGACTCCGGCGAGCCGGCGGACCTCGCGGCTGTGATCGCCGAACGCGTCGACGCGTGGCGCCCCGCTGCCGACGACGCCGGTGCCACGCTGCTTCCCTGCCCCGGCCACGACGAACCCGTCCTGGTGGCCGCACCCGAGGGTGAGCTCGCGCAGATCCTCGACGTGCTGCTGGACAACGCCGTGCACCACGCCGGCCGCGGCGCGACCATCTCGGCGAGCTGGGAGGCCGCCAACGGCACCGCGGTGCTCGTGGTGACCGACGACGGCCCCGGCCTGCCCGCCGCGGACCTCACCCGCGCCACCGAGCGCTTCTGGCGCGCCGGTGGTGACGGCGCGCCCCGCGGGACCGGGCTCGGCCTGGCGATCGCCCGCGAGCAGGCCCGGGCCCGAGGCGGCGTGCTCGAACTCCGCGCCGCCGTCCCCCACGGGCTTGAGGTGCGCGTGACCCTGCCGGCGGTGACCCCGTGA